The Lates calcarifer isolate ASB-BC8 linkage group LG18, TLL_Latcal_v3, whole genome shotgun sequence region GATTCACTCCAGTATCACAGATATAGATGAAGATGTTCCATGTGTAATGCTGACCTCAGGTATTATTCATGCCAACACAGTGAAGGTTCAGACAACTGGACAGTCATGACCAGACCAATGGAATTTGTTCAGGATTAGCAGGTCCCCCACAGTGATGGTGCACACAGTCCACTGCTGTCTGCCTCCATAAAAATATATCAAGTCCTGTGAAAACATGAGGCAGCAGAAATGATACAGCTCATTTTTTCTTGAGCgctctcttcccctctcctttccGTGGTGTCCCTTTTCCTCTTAGTTTCCTTAGGCGATACATTTCCTCTTTGAAGTCTTCATGCTCATCCCtgagaaggaagagaaaacattttattaaaactttCACCACGCTTATTGAGGGTTACCATCCACACTGATATTctgattttatcttttaaaacaacattttcactcACTGATTAAATCAACTTTGCCCCAATGAAATTCAACACTTCCTGTGTacatgtttcatgttaaaatccTTCCAGCAGCTCCAACAGCATAATCCTTCCCTGTCCTGCAGCgcatttaaatcaaaatatttgcagAAAGTATTGAGTGTCACTTGCAGATGCTTAAACAATGATCAAGAAAAACCTTGGCAAAGTATGCAGATGTATAATTTATTGAATTTACcaggtttgttttgatgttaaatatatattttcaatttgACTTATATCATTTTGACtgaatgatttcattttaaactttgtCAGCTATGAACTTCCCTAAGTGTTATCCTTAAAGGTAGCAATATAAGTGATTTTGGTGCTCTGCAGCTTCACTGAGtgaaaaacacataaagtaccatttaattaaatttgaaGAGGGGATATACCCTCATTGATCAAGCCTATACTTGTGCTTCAAGTCACAATCTGTATCACACTTCAACAGTACCTGAACAGTCCCATAAACCTGAGCTTCTGGGTCATGGCATAATAAATCTTGTGCTGTGGGTACCAGTCGTACACCTCCTTTCTCTTAGCCAGGGGGGGCTCCTGGAACAGCCGGACCACCTTCATAGATTTGGAGTCTGTCGGACGCACAACCTCCCCGAAGATCTGTGCGCTCAGTCTGGCCATGCGCATGGCGTAGTGTGACAGACCAGCCATGACAGCTGACCTGAGCAGAGAAGTAAAAGAGAAGTAGAACATCAATTCCATAACACACATATGGGACATTGGGTGAGTATAGAACACAGTGAATATTACCGCTAATATATAATCATCACAATCACTGTTTCTCTGATACATATGAATGATACATGTGAAGGGAACAGACAGTGTAATAATGCAGTTGTCTGTGCTCTCTGATGTAATGGAGGCGCTGTTTCTGAATGACCTCAAGCTGTCAACACAGTATGTCCATACAATATATTTatcaaaagataaaataagCTGATAATATTGGCCCTGCTGTAATACATATGCTTGCCACTGAACctaaaacaattagtcaattaataaatctatttttctcatatatttatcatttcagtcatttttcaaggaGAAACATTCTCTGTTTCACaatctcaaatgtgagaatatgctgcttgtctttgtcatacataacagtaaactgaatatggTGTGCTTCGTTTGTCTTAGTTTTGCATCTTttaataatcagcagtttcccAAAACCAACATTTTGCAGTTGAAACAGAACTGTTAAGTGATGCTACTAGTTCTGACCTACACCTGAATGTCTGTGGCAGGCCCTCCTAATGGTAGATAGGTTTCACTTGAATATTTGTAATTACATTTTGGATCTCTATGACCTCACAAACACCACTGCACcgttttattatttattagacCACCAAGATTCTAATTACAGATAACCATAATGCATTTGTGTCAAATCTGGAATTTACAATATCTCTAATTATTTCTGTCCAATAAAGATTAGGTATTGAGTTCTATGGTGATTTCCTTCAAGGcatatttaaaaactaaaacccaaataaaatacatctttAATGGAATTTTAACTAgtcaaaatttgaatttgaatctTGAATTTGACTGATCAAAAATGTACTGTGGACATCTTTAAAGAAAATCCTGTCAACCTCTTATATGTGACTGGCCTTTGCCATAGAAcgtcagtgttgttttcacagaCATATTCCTGCCCAAACTTTACTGCCACAGCACATCCATACTGACTCTCTGCACACATATTAtactaaatatacaaaatattataGCTCCCTGTACTGTAAAATATCCCAGAAACCATCAAATGAAACCTGAGATGTAGGTTCTATTTTCCTAAAGCAGAGCTATTCAGCTGCTTAACTTCTTGAACTAAtatttgaatgaaatgttaCTGTAGCCTCAGCATGTTGTACAGCTGC contains the following coding sequences:
- the mrps33 gene encoding 28S ribosomal protein S33, mitochondrial, with protein sequence MAGLSHYAMRMARLSAQIFGEVVRPTDSKSMKVVRLFQEPPLAKRKEVYDWYPQHKIYYAMTQKLRFMGLFRDEHEDFKEEMYRLRKLRGKGTPRKGEGKRALKKK